A window from Thiomonas sp. FB-Cd encodes these proteins:
- a CDS encoding FHA domain-containing protein — MFEKWRGLRPVPELVALSAQIPATHALFVLMGEAKAIGFMDRTVNRLAHSAASASGLVVHLDSTSLLVLFEQAEQAMRAARTMRAHLDQWCRNLNEHLRLALDIGLSCGAVLCRPPSYEGEALLRAVSLATGANDGQTLLDEAVVARLPETFVSQLQPATASEPEGVRRAWMVANAQAPGTPRVASPLWLKLRSPDGRVNLTLAPGRPIRIGRDRRADVVLHSAVISHQHVVIAWRHGYYTIFDTSRNGTWLQTDRTGSITRIVRGVGLLDGSGSLHLGEEPQGSRPPDLLFSVTPPLAGHDLTTVRRGSRESFALTLPVA; from the coding sequence ATGTTCGAAAAATGGCGCGGCCTGCGCCCGGTCCCTGAGCTGGTGGCGCTGAGTGCGCAGATCCCGGCCACGCATGCGCTGTTCGTGCTCATGGGGGAAGCAAAGGCGATCGGTTTCATGGATCGCACCGTCAACCGCCTTGCGCACAGCGCGGCCTCGGCATCCGGATTGGTCGTCCACCTCGATTCCACATCCCTGCTCGTCTTATTCGAGCAAGCCGAGCAGGCCATGCGCGCCGCAAGGACCATGCGTGCGCATCTGGATCAATGGTGTCGAAATCTCAATGAGCATTTGCGGCTCGCTCTGGATATTGGACTGAGTTGTGGGGCGGTTCTTTGTCGCCCACCGTCCTATGAGGGGGAGGCCCTGCTTCGTGCGGTCTCTTTGGCTACAGGTGCGAACGATGGACAGACTCTGCTCGACGAGGCTGTCGTCGCGCGACTGCCCGAGACGTTCGTCAGCCAACTGCAACCTGCCACCGCGTCTGAACCGGAAGGCGTGCGTCGGGCCTGGATGGTCGCGAACGCGCAGGCACCAGGAACACCCCGCGTTGCCTCCCCCCTGTGGCTCAAGCTGCGCAGTCCTGACGGGCGTGTGAACCTGACACTCGCGCCAGGGCGCCCCATCCGCATCGGCAGAGACCGGCGCGCCGACGTGGTTCTCCATTCCGCTGTCATCTCTCACCAACACGTGGTCATTGCCTGGCGTCATGGGTATTACACGATCTTCGACACCAGCCGCAACGGAACCTGGCTGCAAACCGATCGGACGGGTTCGATAACACGCATTGTCCGCGGCGTGGGTTTACTCGACGGATCTGGATCGTTGCACCTTGGAGAAGAACCTCAAGGCTCTCGACCACCCGACCTTCTGTTCAGTGTCACGCCGCCACTGGCGGGGCACGACCTGACGACCGTCCGACGCGGATCCCGCGAGTCCTTCGCGCTGACCCTTCCGGTCGCATGA
- a CDS encoding EAL domain-containing protein, whose product MIDQQTQVEAIDRLVRLGVKLAMDDLGAGYSSLKRLSALPFDVVKIDKDLLSEWRLSPLETVGLISTLIETGQDLNRTVVVEGLADVGMVEAAMVLGATKGQGYALAHPMPADAVPDWIRQFRMPAVPGTIHTLLGALANHWAVMHSRRLAQTLSLDHAQTTLLFMEQGWQDTEAAAWTAHKFKRVRTLPMLRTSFCNGLWHA is encoded by the coding sequence TTGATCGATCAGCAGACCCAGGTCGAGGCCATCGACCGACTCGTGCGTCTTGGTGTCAAACTGGCGATGGACGATCTCGGCGCCGGTTACTCCAGCCTCAAGCGTCTGTCTGCCTTGCCTTTCGATGTGGTCAAGATCGACAAGGATCTGCTCAGCGAATGGCGCCTCTCGCCCCTGGAGACCGTTGGTCTGATCTCCACACTCATCGAGACGGGGCAGGACCTGAATCGAACGGTGGTGGTCGAAGGGTTGGCAGACGTCGGCATGGTCGAAGCGGCGATGGTACTGGGCGCCACCAAGGGCCAAGGTTATGCGCTGGCGCATCCCATGCCCGCGGACGCTGTTCCGGATTGGATCCGCCAGTTCCGGATGCCGGCGGTGCCAGGCACGATTCACACTCTTCTTGGGGCACTGGCGAACCACTGGGCGGTGATGCACTCCCGCCGCTTGGCGCAGACCCTGTCGCTTGATCATGCACAGACCACACTTCTATTCATGGAACAGGGATGGCAAGACACCGAAGCTGCCGCCTGGACGGCCCACAAATTCAAGCGGGTACGGACGTTGCCAATGCTTCGCACAAGCTTTTGCAATGGCTTGTGGCACGCGTGA
- a CDS encoding GGDEF domain-containing protein gives MQILMEFLQLTADEVQALVAGAPQLLSRLDAFARTFAEQIQAQADDEGALAGLSKDQRLELASMQTDHYRELLASEYTQQLQHRMVEIGALYYRWGLPPMWIMTTSSLFAAEFETFAADLSLAQRRPLMGALYKRLRRDEAWQMEGYRQAAERVRRQLERSPLRDALTGSLNGDVLQEMLPSALARARRHGSKVLVGLLEFDDYSALTAAQGNAVGDAVLQQLADRLRNALRKTDLVVRLEGDRFAVVLEDIYRIEAVAPLLERLQMDLNLPYTLSDTVLWQCPLSIGITVFPDDNVDAPELLRHAQQAMHNARTSKSHRECFWSFYDREVDALIAEAQRLEH, from the coding sequence ATGCAAATTCTGATGGAGTTCCTGCAACTCACTGCCGATGAAGTGCAGGCCTTGGTGGCGGGCGCGCCACAATTGCTCAGCAGGCTGGACGCGTTTGCGAGGACCTTTGCTGAGCAAATCCAAGCGCAGGCCGACGACGAGGGTGCATTGGCTGGGCTCAGCAAGGATCAGCGCCTCGAGCTGGCAAGCATGCAGACCGATCATTACCGCGAACTGCTGGCCTCGGAGTACACGCAGCAACTGCAGCACCGCATGGTGGAGATCGGGGCGTTGTACTACCGCTGGGGTCTGCCACCCATGTGGATCATGACCACATCGTCGCTGTTTGCCGCCGAGTTCGAGACGTTTGCCGCCGATCTGTCGCTGGCTCAACGCCGCCCACTCATGGGCGCCTTGTACAAGCGCTTGCGCCGCGACGAGGCCTGGCAGATGGAAGGCTATCGACAGGCGGCCGAACGCGTGCGACGCCAGCTTGAGCGCAGCCCGTTGCGCGACGCCCTGACCGGCTCGCTCAACGGCGATGTACTCCAGGAAATGCTGCCCAGCGCCCTGGCTCGCGCGCGTCGGCATGGCAGCAAGGTCTTGGTGGGATTGCTGGAATTCGATGACTACAGCGCCCTGACCGCGGCGCAGGGCAACGCGGTGGGCGATGCCGTGCTGCAGCAGCTTGCCGACCGGCTGCGCAATGCACTGCGCAAGACCGATCTTGTGGTGCGACTCGAAGGCGACCGCTTTGCCGTGGTGCTCGAAGATATTTACCGCATCGAGGCCGTCGCGCCCCTGCTTGAGCGCCTGCAGATGGACTTGAACCTGCCCTACACGCTGTCGGATACGGTGCTGTGGCAATGTCCGCTGAGCATCGGCATCACGGTGTTCCCCGATGACAACGTCGACGCGCCGGAGCTGTTGCGCCATGCCCAGCAGGCCATGCACAACGCCCGCACCAGCAAGTCCCACCGCGAGTGCTTCTGGTCCTTCTATGACCGCGAAGTTGATGCGCTGATAGCTGAGGCGCAAAGGCTCGAGCATTGA
- a CDS encoding aldehyde dehydrogenase family protein, which translates to MQLARGLLLRALHDQTLLQASVDDVWPWVNPPQYRWVTNPADGDIIGRVPSPGACEATKVVNDASIAWPAWRRSSAQQRAALLRRWHDFVLIHADDLARIITSEQGKPLVEAHGEVIAGAAYLEWFAEEAKRMGGETRAGDSSAMRFITVRQPVGVCAAITPWNFPLSMITRKVAPALAAGCPVIVKPAEQTPLTALALRELAHRAGIPPGVFNVLTADAAESVAIGRMLCSHAAVQHISFTGSTEVGRALMRLVAPSRKRLALELGGHAPFIVFDDADFDAAIQGAMSNKFRNGGQTCVGANRLYVHDRIYDRLLVALVQATRQLKVGNGLESGVSLGPLMHEHALQKAERHVQDALNKGARLLIGGGRLSEAWGFGRLHAIRQAQ; encoded by the coding sequence ATGCAATTGGCGCGTGGCCTCCTGCTCCGAGCATTGCATGATCAGACGCTTCTGCAGGCGAGTGTCGATGATGTGTGGCCATGGGTTAACCCGCCCCAATATCGGTGGGTCACGAACCCCGCCGACGGTGACATCATTGGTCGCGTACCGTCTCCAGGCGCTTGCGAAGCTACCAAGGTTGTGAACGACGCGAGCATTGCTTGGCCTGCTTGGCGCCGCTCTTCGGCCCAGCAACGCGCCGCGCTGCTGCGGCGGTGGCATGACTTTGTTCTGATTCACGCCGACGATTTGGCGCGCATCATCACCAGTGAACAAGGAAAACCACTTGTCGAGGCGCATGGCGAGGTGATCGCCGGCGCTGCATATCTCGAATGGTTCGCCGAAGAGGCCAAACGCATGGGTGGGGAGACCCGAGCCGGCGACAGCTCGGCAATGCGGTTCATCACCGTGCGGCAGCCCGTCGGTGTATGCGCTGCGATTACGCCGTGGAATTTTCCACTCTCGATGATCACGCGCAAGGTGGCTCCGGCGCTTGCGGCCGGGTGCCCGGTGATCGTCAAACCTGCCGAGCAGACGCCATTGACAGCACTGGCACTCCGAGAGCTGGCGCACCGAGCTGGCATTCCTCCAGGCGTTTTCAATGTGCTCACGGCCGATGCAGCAGAGTCCGTTGCCATCGGACGCATGCTTTGCTCCCATGCTGCAGTCCAACATATCTCATTCACGGGGTCGACGGAGGTTGGCCGTGCCCTGATGAGGCTGGTCGCTCCTAGCCGCAAAAGGCTTGCGCTTGAACTTGGAGGCCATGCGCCCTTCATCGTCTTTGATGACGCCGACTTCGATGCCGCCATCCAAGGTGCGATGAGCAACAAATTTCGCAATGGCGGGCAGACCTGTGTCGGGGCCAACCGCCTGTACGTGCATGATCGGATCTATGATCGACTTTTGGTGGCTCTTGTCCAGGCGACACGGCAATTGAAGGTCGGCAATGGATTAGAGAGCGGGGTCTCGCTTGGCCCTCTCATGCATGAGCATGCTCTACAAAAAGCTGAACGCCACGTCCAGGATGCGCTGAACAAAGGCGCTCGCCTGCTGATCGGTGGCGGACGGCTGAGCGAAGCTTGGGGTTTTGGGAGGCTGCATGCGATCAGACAAGCTCAGTGA
- a CDS encoding LysR family transcriptional regulator: MIERIHLAIVREVARVGTLTSAADTLCLTQSALSHSIKRLEQQLGTAIWVRDGRTLRLTQAGEYFLAVANRVLSQLALAEERLEQFAQGERGTLRIGMECHPCYQWLLRVVSPFLSSWPDVDVDVKQKFQFGGIGALFDHEIDLLVTPDPLHKPGLVFEPVFDYEQVLVVGVDHPFAQQVWIKPSQLSEQVLLTYPVSVDRLDIYGLFLTPAGISPRKHKTIETTDIMLQMVASGRGVAALPRWLVDEQASHFAVVPVRLGQKGIAKQIFIGYRKAEVATDYLQGFVKLARECRC, translated from the coding sequence ATGATCGAGCGAATACATTTGGCCATCGTGCGCGAGGTCGCCCGTGTGGGCACGCTGACATCCGCAGCCGACACCCTGTGCCTGACGCAGTCGGCGCTGAGCCATTCGATCAAGAGGCTGGAACAGCAACTTGGAACTGCAATCTGGGTTCGCGACGGTCGAACCCTGCGGTTGACGCAGGCAGGGGAATACTTCCTGGCCGTCGCCAACCGCGTCTTGTCGCAACTCGCCTTGGCCGAGGAGCGCCTGGAGCAGTTCGCTCAGGGCGAGCGTGGGACCTTACGCATCGGCATGGAGTGTCATCCCTGCTATCAATGGCTGCTGAGGGTGGTCTCACCGTTCTTGTCGTCATGGCCCGATGTGGATGTCGACGTCAAGCAGAAGTTCCAGTTCGGCGGCATCGGAGCCCTGTTCGACCATGAGATCGATTTGCTGGTCACTCCGGACCCGCTGCACAAGCCAGGCCTCGTCTTCGAGCCTGTATTTGACTATGAGCAGGTCCTGGTTGTCGGTGTGGACCACCCCTTCGCGCAGCAGGTATGGATCAAACCTTCCCAGTTGAGCGAGCAGGTCCTGCTGACTTATCCCGTCAGCGTTGATCGATTGGACATCTACGGTCTGTTTCTGACCCCAGCGGGGATCTCTCCGCGCAAGCACAAGACAATCGAGACCACCGACATCATGCTGCAGATGGTTGCCAGCGGGCGTGGCGTTGCGGCGCTGCCCCGTTGGCTCGTCGATGAACAGGCATCTCACTTTGCTGTCGTTCCCGTGCGGTTGGGACAGAAGGGGATCGCCAAACAAATCTTCATTGGTTACCGGAAAGCGGAAGTTGCCACGGACTATCTTCAGGGTTTCGTCAAGTTAGCTCGCGAATGTCGCTGCTGA